In Halictus rubicundus isolate RS-2024b chromosome 1, iyHalRubi1_principal, whole genome shotgun sequence, the sequence ATTATACACGCGGTATTGCGACTACGATAATATTACACGCGCAAGCAAGTCGACTAGATGGAAATTGTAAGACGCGCAAGAAGTAATGGAGAAAATACAGTCGTGTGTGGTTTTATAGAAAAGTGAACGTTTCCGTAGAGATAGTGGGAGGAATTGTTCGCACGTTGGAGAAGGAACACCTCGTCGTTCGAGTTTTTCGACCGAGATAAAGCTATTTTTACAGTTACAAAGATTCGTAAACGAACAATTAGGCTAACGCGTACCGATACCGATTTATAGCaagcaacatttttatttccatttttctaaTCTCTCAAACGAGTACGCGTGCATCTATTGTTTCGTTTGAACCATTCGTCGCGTACACTGTACACTGTGTGTGCCTTCCTCATACCCTCTCATCGCTGGTCTCTTTATGACACAATGATTCACACGAGAAACCAATGTGCAACAACTTGTAGTATCCTTCGAGATTCGCCATCAAGGACATATAGTACAATTATTTCAACTAGCTCGTTGTTCGTGCGATCGCGATGCGTTTACAAAAGATTTGTACAATATGCACTTGGATCGATTGAAAGTTTTGTGTTAATTGTCTACGATAATCCTGTACTCGTTGGGCTTGGTCGAAACGTGTCGATGGTCATGGCGTTGAtggtataaaaaaaaagaagaagaaggagaaagagaatgCGTTGTTGTATAATATTTTGTCGTAGGTGCTCACGAAATTTTTAGAGACTCACCGAGAGGAATGTTCGATGCTTTCTTTTGGTTTTTATTGACAAGAATGTCCAAGACACTACGGTTGTCGTCACCGGAAAGAAAACGTCCGTCGTGATCGATGAATAGATTGTAGATCCCAGCGAACCCGTGATTCATCTTGCCATAATCATTTTTAACtcttaaaatttgaaaaaaacacATCTTGAGGAAGACTTTAATGTCGGAGCAATGTCCAGATCGAAAGTGATGAGAAGGAAGAGGATAGAACATAACAAAGTCACAAACGGAACAGATATTACCTCGGAATCGAAAAGGTGCGAAAGAACGTCGGGGATACAGGTTTTATCGGTTTTTGGGAGGAGCTATCATCGGCACGATCAGGCGCATCGCCTTCTTTTGTATTTGATCTCTCGCCGAGTTTGATCGGTAAACTGCCGTAGGGGGGAAAGACGTTACGAATGCACAACGgggaattttgttgttttttcacGTATACGTCATAGTCAGGATCGGTTTTCAAACTCTCGAGGTCCGGTATGCGTGTGCTCAATGCACAAGTACCATTGCCCTTTACGCCAACACTgacgaaaaattggaaattcaaAGATAAACCAAGTGTTTGtcgaataacaataacaataataacaagTGATAGGCTCGATgctataatttattcaagatttTCTTACCCAAACGTGAACGAATTGCAAATACGTTCGCTTCGCGAACACTGTTCCTCGCATTCCGTTAAACCCGTGACCTCGAGTCGCGAGACGATGTCCATATCGGATAACTTGGACCCCACGGATATTCTTGCGTAACAATCTAACAGAAGAAACGTTATTCTTTTTAACAGCGCGGATTCCGTGGAAGTTGTCGGTCTAGTAATTTTACCATTTCCAAGAACGGCTATGCGATTATCGATCGTCAGGCACTGCGATCGATAACACTGACCAAGAATACCGAATAGATGAAATGCAGCTGACAATGAGAAGAAAGCACATCTCCGTTCGACCATGTTTTACAGTCTCACTTGTAGTAGTCGGATTAATTGAATCGACTTTCTCCGATCGTGTACGAATGATATgatattgtagtgtattctaTTACCGATTATACTATATTGTACTATCGTGTATGTACCGCAGATACAAAATCCCGCGATATCACATAGATTCGCAGCCGCGCGTACTCGTGCGTAGCATGGATCCGACACAACGAGGTGTGCTACACTCGATATACATATTTCCTATCGTGTTGTGCGTGATCAGCGATCTGAACTTCACCAAAGTTCCCATCTAACTGTCGGACCAGTCTCGCATACAAAACGTAATAGGAGCTCTCTAAAGTGAACATTACGTTAGAATCGTTTCTCTGTTGTTGGTCTCCTTCTTTCTTGCTCGTAAGCATAAAGGAACTCTCCGAGACATGTACCTGTGCGCCAAGTACATTGTATTATAATACGCAAACGTACatgtacacgtacacgtacacgtatcTGTGCGTAACAGTCGATTGTGTAGCGAGCAACGAGACACAATGCTCCAGCACACCGTGCGCCTTTCTTCTCGCACACACATCTGATTCAAAATCGTACTTCCGCGACAGTACTCTTGTACAAGTACGGCTGGGGTAGCTCTTAACGAAACAGTCTAATCGGCTCGTTTCTCAAGGGTAACGTTTGACGTGCCTGCAACGGAATATGAGGGCATTGCAATCTCTACGTAATCCATCGCAATCATAATTGTAGGTGTAATattaatcgtaatcgtaatcgtcaTCGTAATCGTGATCGTGATCGTTGTCCTCAGTCGAGTACACGATTCTATTGTCGTGTGTCGCATAAATTTGATCGACTCGCCTTCGCCGTACTATGCGACCTTATCGTGACTCGTGTGGGATCGCGTTTCAGTGTCCTTATTTTGAATCGCTATAGACTGTAGGCCCAAGCAGAAGATTATTACTACGGGAATACCTTACGTAACGAGAATGAGATAAGTTAAACAAAGCCGAGACGCGTCACGCTTCCTGAGGCCTGGCCCAAAGACAGGATGATTCATCTTCCGATTATCGTTCCGGACTCGGCGTACAAGCTTCGACTGTTACTACCTAATTTTGTTAGCAGGCCCTTGCAACCCGGATAATTTtgatcgggggggggggggagacatGTTTCCTCCGTCGCTTTCTGTTTCGAAAGATAACAGAAAATTGATGAGAGGTCAATTATTATAGTTCTGTCTGGTTGCCTCGTCGCGTCGGTACGCTGATTTATATGTACAACGTCGAACGTATCGAATGTTTTACgcttttattgaaaatatataaaaattattgggTATTTTCCCATTCCatatttttctcttctttttttccgtAGAAAATAGGCACGATTAGTGGAAGACACAGTCGATTTTGTCGTACGATTCTCGTGCGCAAAAGGTGGAAGTTCTGAAGAATACTATGTCCGACCATAAGATGGGTGAGTCGGATTGGAGGCACCGCAGAGTGTTACAGGGAAACGCGAGGCAAGGGTTAACAACATGTGCGCGGTTTTTGGAATTCCTCATGAACGATACTGATGTTTCGCCCCGCGTGCGCTTCCTCGTCGATCACTGTAACCGGCATGCCGGTGTTATCAGGCCCAACTGAATTCGTCGCTTCGGTCGACGATAATCTAAGAAGTCCCCTGCCGACATCAAGAAACACGTTTTCGATTCCGTCGTCCAGCACCACGGATGTCTCGTGGTAACCCGCGCCGATTTTCGTCGCGTACGCTCGTCCCTCCTCGGCGTCGACTTCCCGTTGCTCCTTCAAATCTGATTTATTTCCGATCACGACCATTACGATGCTCTCCTCGACGTTCTTACGAAGTTCGGTTACCCAGTCCTTAACCGCTGTGAACGTGTCGTATCGAGTCAGATCAAACACCAACAATGCGGCGTTCGCGTTCCGATAATACATCGGTGCCATCGATCTGAATTTCTCTTGTCCCGCCGTGTCCCACACCTGTAACCGATGCGATTGCACTTTACCGATAGGATCGCCCCATGGATTCATCGATTTCAATCTCTCTATCAACAGGTACAAGTAGGGTAaggtacccaattactgtgggagtacgGATTACTgtgtctgtattaattatacttatttttagagcataatgaatattaaaatagagatACTAAATTTTTTCAGTAacatcagttaatatatatgttatatttatatcgagtcatactcgtgatgaagattctgaacagagtctaataaatatgtatgttattcatttcctttaaaccgaaataaaattctattttagcattgttaatatacagctattgaagaacgtATAGGCATACAgtagatataaattttttccgttttttaggaaattacaaattacaaaaaagtttcaatcactgaaaccgtaaaataaatcgtagcgcaagggattaatattcattatgctttaaaaataagtataattaatacaggcacagtaatcggtacccccacagtaataggGTCCCTTAACCTGTATATAACGTTTCCAATAAAAACGTTTGCTTGAAATGTTCTAGGATTCGCGGTATCTGGATCAGTCCTGCTTACAAATAATACAAGAGATCAAATtgtgataacactgtccaacaccaaaaaaattttgcaatacctgttgggtgattcttatacactttgtcattctaaaaccaaatccgaacgcagaattgctctatcacgcaacgttttcgaaaaatattggtttttgtaaaaatgcccgattttgatacgaaacgacgtgtcacgcaaaaactaaacacgcgagaaagttcaaatttgagtcaagagatagaggggactctcctctacatattcatatagtcaattatatttttatgtacttcctaatagttgtaaatggttgttaaagtttgaaaatgtgccgacgcgggtactttgtacgctctatttttgtatttatgtgaaaaatcctttatctagcaggaatttactatacaggaatgcattctacagacatttctggtaaagaaaccattcacgaaaagtatttggttcccttaatgtacgagaaggatcagaaaatgttaattgacagcgtgtgcgcgacgcgttcgcgccagacggccattgcagccttttcgcgactcgccagggccgtcgctatgcgtagtcgacgttggtaccactcaagtatgtctttgcttactatgcttaattaaatacatttttttttgtctttttgggtgccaatcattacaaaagattataaaaatacgagttatattcacatttcattgtggaaatgcttaataaagaaaattgaatacaaaaacttacctatttctgatgtaaacaaattaaaaatgtttccgccttgcttgacgtttgttcctggtatcccgattttcaataatatgtgtccagcagtaatcagcaagcatccgcacataagtcttttcctttgtaacgtttttcattgttgaaatatcttgatgaaagattaatgctggaattgtattacttgttttgattttaaaataatttcgtcatgaatataacaaaaacagtccggctgatttatacacttccgcgagattttatcgatttaatatagagcgatctatgtcttaattatttacttcgatcaataaaatcgataaaaatagtcccatttacatagtgtttggacttattttaatcggaagaatcatgaatgtccattggtattacaattacaaaaataagacaacaattactgaaaataaaattttccagtcaccgcattgctgcggtcaattttctttattaagcatttccacaatgaaatgtgaatataactcgtatttttataatcttttgtaatgattggcacccaaaaagacaaaaaaaatgtatttaattaagcatagtaagcaaagacatacttgagtggtaccaacgtcgactacgcatagcgacggccctggcgagtcgcgaaaaggctgcaatggccgtctggcgcgaacgcgtcgcgcacacgctgtcaattaacattttctgatccttctcgtacattaagggaaccaaatacttttcgtgaatggtttctttaccagaaatgtctgtagaatgcattcctgtatagtaaattcctgctagataaaggatttttcacataaatacaaaaatagagcgtacaaagtacccgcgtcggcacattttcaaactttaacaaccatttacaactattaggaagtacataaaaatataattgactatatgaatatgtagaggagagtcccctctatctcttgactcaaatttgaactttctcgcgtgtttagtttttgcgtgacacgtcgtttcgtatcaaaatcgggcatttttacaaaaaccaaaatttttcgaaaacgttgcgtgatggagcaattctacttt encodes:
- the LOC143354830 gene encoding uncharacterized protein LOC143354830; the protein is MKTVEGKVVALGSQGVGKTSMIIRFIRKILCEQVHPTVGAHFFTCTMNVENTRVVLKVWDTAGQEKFRSMAPMYYRNANAALLVFDLTRYDTFTAVKDWVTELRKNVEESIVMVVIGNKSDLKEQREVDAEEGRAYATKIGAGYHETSVVLDDGIENVFLDVGRGLLRLSSTEATNSVGPDNTGMPVTVIDEEAHAGRNISIVHEEFQKPRTCC